In Pseudomonas abieticivorans, the genomic window GAAGCCGTGCGCCGTGGCATGGGCGACCAAGTCACCCTGCTCGACCAGGCCGACATGCGCCAGCACCTGGACAGCCCGCTGTACCTGGGCGCGCTGAAAAACACCCGCAACCTGCACCTGCACCCGCTCAACCTGTGCCTGGGCGAGGCCCGTGCGGCGGCAAGCCTGGGCGCACTGATCTACGAGAACACCGAGGTGCTGGAAATCGTCCACGGCGCCCGCCCGGCGGTGGTCACAGCCTTGGGCCGGATCGACGCCAAGCAGGTGATGCTGGCTGGCGACGTGTACCACAAGCTCGAACCCAAGCAGCTCAAGGGCAAGATCTTCCCGGCCATGGGCGGCATCGTCACCACCGCACCGCTGGGCGACCTGGCGCGCGAACTCAACCCCCAGGACCTGGCGGTGTACGACTGCCGCTTCGTGTTGGACTACTACCGAATGACCGCCGATGGGCGCCTGCTGTTCGGCGGCGGCGCCAACTACAGCGGCAAGGACTCACGGGACATCGCCGGCGAGTTGCTGCCCTGCATCGAGCGCACGTTCCCGCGGCTCAAGGGCGTCAACATCGACTTCCAGTGGAGTTGCGCCATGGGCATCGTGGTCAACCGCATCCCGCAACTGGGCAAGCTGTCGGACAACGTCTGGTACTGCCAGGGCTATTCGGGGCATGGCATCGCCACCAGCCACATCATGGGCCAGATCATGGCCGAGGCCCTGACGGGCACGCTGGAGAGTTTCGATACCTTTGCCGGCTGCAGCCACATCAAGGTGCCGATGGGCGATGTGTTTGGCAACCCGAT contains:
- a CDS encoding NAD(P)/FAD-dependent oxidoreductase; the encoded protein is MNPRSNSYYTATLNQESDYPTLQGQVSVDVVIIGGGFTGVATAVELAERGLKVAIVEANKIGWGASGRNGGQVTGSLSGDEAMRGQMRKRLGDEVDDFIWHLRWRGHQIIENRVAKYNIACDLKQGHLHAAMKPAHMTELRAAHDEAVRRGMGDQVTLLDQADMRQHLDSPLYLGALKNTRNLHLHPLNLCLGEARAAASLGALIYENTEVLEIVHGARPAVVTALGRIDAKQVMLAGDVYHKLEPKQLKGKIFPAMGGIVTTAPLGDLARELNPQDLAVYDCRFVLDYYRMTADGRLLFGGGANYSGKDSRDIAGELLPCIERTFPRLKGVNIDFQWSCAMGIVVNRIPQLGKLSDNVWYCQGYSGHGIATSHIMGQIMAEALTGTLESFDTFAGCSHIKVPMGDVFGNPMLAVGMWYYGLLEKLR